DNA sequence from the Chitinophaga flava genome:
CCAGTTCTATGGTAGGACGCACAGTATGTCATCAATTCTACCAGCTTATGATCAGCCTTTGGGGAAAATACAAATAACTCAATCAGGTTGTCATCCATTCTGTCGGCAGACATCCCTACAGTACAATAAACAAATGCGTTGTGGCGGCTGTTGGGAGGGATTTCAAGTACATAGAAGTCAGGATGCAGTTTTTCTTTGGGGCCTTTATCGAGTATATTTTTTCTTCCCTCCACACCAAAATATTGTTGGTAGTGTTGTTCAAGCTGGTTTATATATTGTCTGGAATCTGGTATCTGCATCGAATATCCTTGATATCAATTTTTCTCTTTTTACGAAAGCCCTCGGGGTAATATCAGAATTTTATACAAAAGAAAAAGGGACCAATCATCATGAAGCTGATTGGTCCCTTTTCTGCGGTGAGGGAGGGATTCGAACCCTCGGTACAGTTTAACCCGTACGACGGTTTAGCAAACCGTTCCTTTCGGCCACTCAGGCACCTCACCGTGTATATCCCTGAAGGGGTTGCAAAAATAGGAAAAGTTTTATATTCACCAAAAGCATTTCTATTTTTTTTGAAAAATTTTCTGAAATACCGGATTTCAGGAGGGTGAGCGGAGCAGGCGACAGTGGATCAGCGTGGCCAATTTCTGCCTTTCATGCTGCACCAGCAACGAACAAAACGCTTTCTGGTAAAGGGTTTCCGGGTGTCCCCCAATAATTTAAATCCGCCGCCGGCCTTTTCTATTTTAATTTGCCTTCCAGCTTTTTTATTTTTTATAGAACATCATAAAAAAGGGATTTTCCCGGGAGAATGATTTATCCATTGCCAGAAAAAACACTTCTTTTCCGGGATGCAGTATGATCGCATCGCCTGGCTGTCCTTATTTTTCAGCCAGCGAAACTTATCCGGTTCAGGCGGATAGCATCCGGCATTATCTCCAGCTCTTTTACCAGCAACTTTCCGCTGCTACCAACACTTATTGACGGGTGCTGTTATCATAGACCAACCGGTAAATATGAGGATATTCCGGGAGATAGACCACTCCCACAGGCTCGTCTTTGTAATGCGGTTTCCCAGCTTCTCCGGCTCTGTAGCCATATAGTTCGAGTTGTTTTTTATCGCGTGTGGTAAAACGGACGATTATATTTTCGGTCGCACCACCCCGGTGAGTACGATATATCCCACCTTCGATGGTACCTGCTGTTGTCACGCCATGTTCTGCAAACAGCTTTTCTTCCCGCTGGCTGCTAATACGATAGAAGACCACACTGCCAACAATAGCAGCGGCTCCCCACAAAAAGTACAGTATATAACGCCGGTTTTTATCTCCTTTTTCTGGTATGACATGATACGCGCGTACCGTCTGCACCAGGCACAATGCGGTCAGCAGCCCTCCAGCCAGGGACACCATAAGTCTGTCTTCATGATAAGCAGGAACAGAGATCTGATAACCAAACAAATAAATGATCAGTATTAACAGGATAGCCCATATGACGATGCGAATGTTCATAGAAAGGGTTTAAGTCGACATAACCTGTAAAATACGACAATACTTCGTTATAAAAGTAATGCCGTCCTGTGGAGGAACGGCATTACATAAATAGGTCATGGGGATTGGCTTTACATAGCAGCCAGCTGTACTTTTTGCTGTAATTCGATGACGCTGTCACGGAAATTATTATCGGTGTCCATCAGGTCTTTTACGGTCTGACAGCTGTGGATCACGGTAGTATGGTCCCTTCCGCCGAAGTGTTCTCCGATGGTTTTCAGTGAATTTTTTGTAAATGATTTTGCCAGGTACATGGTTATCTGTCTCGCCTGTACGATCTCGCGTTTGCGTGTTTTCTGCAGCAGTTTGTCGTATGGTACATCAAAGTATTCGCAGACCATTTTCTGGATACTTTCGATGGTGATTTCTTTGGAAGAAGTTTTGACGAAAGACTTCAGTACTCTTTTAGCGAGTTCCAGATCAATCTCTTTGCGGTTCAGGGAAGACTGTGCCAGCAGGGAGATAAGAGCGCCTTCAAGTTCACGTACGTTGGTCTGGATATTATAGGCCACGTATTTCACTACTTCTTTAGGCATTTCCAATCCATCATTTCTCATTTTGAGTTCCAGAATTTCCATTCTGGTTTCAAAATCAGGGATCTGGATATCGGCGCTGAGGCCCCAGCGGAAGCGGCTCAGCAGGCGTTCCTGCACACCGTCCAGGTCTTTGGGCGCTTTATCGGAGGTAAGGATCAGTTGTTTGCCGGATTGATGCAGATGGTTGAAGATCGCGAAAAACGCGTCCTGTGTTTTTTCTGCGCGGGCAAAGAACTGGATGTCATCTACGATCAGTACATCTATCAGTTGATAGAAGTGAATGAAATCGTTGATGATATTATTTTTAGAGTGATCAATAAACTGATTGATAAATTTTTCCGCGCTCACATACAGTACAGCCTTATTCGGATGAATACGCTTTACTTCATTGCCCACGGCCTGTGCGAGGTGTGTTTTACCTAATCCTACACCACCGTAAATAACGAGTGGGTTGAAGGAAGTACCACCTGGTTTTTCTGCCACCGTTTTTCCTGCACGGCGAGCCACACGATTACAATCTCCTTCAATATACGCGTCAAACGTATAGTTGGGATTGAGCTGCGAATCTATCTGTACCCGTTTGATACCAGGGATTACAAAAGGATTCTTAACCGGATTATGTATTGTTAGCGGGAAGTCAACCTCATTATCTTTCTGGGGTTTGACAAACTGCGTCGGCATGTTGACCGTTCTGGGATGCTGGTGTGGTGTACCGTTTTCCACTACAATGCGGTATTCCAACCGGGCTTCTTTACCTAATTCTCTTTTAATTGTTTTCCCTAACAATCCCACATAATGCTCTTCAAGATATTCATAAAAGAATTGGCTGGGGACCTGGATGGTTAAAACATTGTTTTCAAGTTTAATGGGCTTAATAGGTTCAAACCAAGTTTTAAACGGCTGCCATTCCACAATATCCCTAATTATATTAAGACACCTTTCCCAAACTTGTTCGCAAGTTTTATTCATTGAGATAAAATAAATTAGTTGTTTCTTAATTAAGGATGCTGCTTAGTTCTCGAATTCTAAATTCCTCAACGCAGGATGTTGAAAAATTTTCAGACAGGACGACGAATATCTGTAGAAAATGTTGAAAAAAAAAATTTATCTACCCTTGTTTATATTCTCCGGACAACAGTGTGTCAATACTGTGTCATGCCCTGCTGCCAGTGCTTTACAGCACTAACGTTGCACTGTTTTAAGTACCATAAATACTGTTGATTAGCAACATCTTTGTCTCTCTCATTGTCCTTTTTATCATAAATATGGATATATACCTGATAAAATAATATCGCACCTTCTCATCGCAAAAAAATCCAGCGCAGAAAACAGGTGAGATATTCACAATTTTTTCTGCGAGGGTGCAAAACTATGTTAGTATCTCCATTTAAAAAAATGTGTTTGTAATTAGTTATTACCAGACAATTTTTTTATATATCCCGCGCAGGGTTTAAATAAAAAATATTTGCCCGCACTTGGCCGAATGCTGTATCTTTGATCCTTCTGAATTTTAAATTAAATTTTTATGAGTTTTGAAATTACCGGAAAGCTGATTGTGAAGTACAACACGGTACAACGCAGCGAAACTTTTAAAACAAGAGAGTTCGTTATCGAGAAATCCGATGATATCAATGGCCGTGTTATCAACAACTATATCAAATTCCAGTCCGTACAGGACCGTACAGGTATCGTTGACCGGTTCAATGAAGGTGAAAACGTTAAAGTTTATTTCAATATCAAAGGTACCAGATGGGAAAAAGATGGTAAAGTTAACTACATCACCAACCTGGATGCATGGCGTATGGAATCTGTAATGGCCGCTCCTGCCGGCTCAGACCCAATGCCTAACTACAATACTCCGCAAATGCCCGCTGGTGGCAACGATGGTGGCGACGATCTGCCGTTTTAATCCATCCCGGAACAACACCTTATTGCCAAGAGCTTAGCGTATAATGATTATATATACATTATCCGCTAAGCTCTTCGTTATAAACTAACCATGCAAATTTTATAATTTATAACTCTTTTTAGGATAACTCCCTAACTAGTTTTTTCATGCAACAACAAGTCTCCCTGAAGCTGACACCAGCCGATGCAGCTCATCCGTCCCATATTACAACAGCGGCCGCGGCCGCGTTAGGTGTCAAACCAACCGCCATCACCGGCTACTACCTGCTCAAACGCTCTATAGACGCACGTTCCAGACAAGTCTATTTCATCCTTACCCTGCTCGTATTTGTGAATGAACCTTTCCATGAAAGAGTTCATGCACACCCGGTGTATAAACAACTCCCGGCCAACGCACCCAGCGTTATCATCGCCGGAGCAGGCCCTGCCGGCCTTTTCGCGGCATTGCGCCTCATCGAGGTAGGTATTAAACCTGTCATCCTCGAACGCGGAAAAGATGTACGCGCCCGCCGCCGCGACCTCGCCGCCCTTAATAAAACCGGTATCGTCAATCCCGAATCCAACTACTGCTTCGGTGAAGGCGGCGCCGGCACCTATTCAGACGGCAAACTATACACCCGCTCCAACAAACGCGGCGATATCAACCGCATCCTCAATATCTTCGTTCACTTCGGCGCCGAAGAAAAAATCATGATCGATGCCCATCCCCACATCGGTACCAATAAACTCCCGCATATCATCACCGCTATGCGTGAACAGATCATCGCCGCAGGCGGAGAAGTCCACTTCGAACAAAAAGTCAGCAGCCTGCTTATACACAACAGCGCTGTTACCGGCGTAAAAACCGCCACCGGCCAAACATTCGAAGCAAAGCAGGTAATCCTTGCCACCGGCCACTCTGCCAGGGATATATTTGTCATGCTCCATCAGCAAAACATCCTGCTCGAAGCCAAACCCTTCGCCCTCGGCGTCAGGGTAGAACATCCACAGGAGCTGATAGACAGCGCCCAATACCATTGCGACCTCCGTGGTGAATACCTTCCCCCTGCCAGCTATAGCCTGGTGGAACAAGTGGAAGGCCGCGGCGTATTCTCTTTCTGTATGTGCCCCGGCGGCATCATCGCCCCGGCTGCTACAGATCCCGGCGAACTGGTTGTCAACGGCTGGTCTCCTTCCAAACGCAACAACCCCTTCGCCAACTCCGGCATGGTGGTTACCGTAGATGAATCCGACTTCGCTCCGTTTGCCCACCATGGCCCGCTCGCCGCCATGTATTACCAGCAGGCTGTGGAAAAACAGGCCTTCATCGCCGGCGGAGGACTCTTTGTAGCTCCCGCACAACGCATGACAGATTTTGTGAAGGGAAAAGTATCGTCTTCCCTGCCCGAATGTTCCTACCTGCCCGGCGTCAAAAGCACAGACCTGCGCACCGTATTACCCGCAGCTGTACACCAGCGGCTGGCAGGCGCTTTCAAAGCATTCGGCCGGAAAATAAAAGGATACTACTCAGACAACGCTATCCTCGTTGCCACAGAATCACGTACTTCTTCACCCGTGCGGATCCCACGCGACAACGATACACTCGAACATCCGCAGCTGGCAGGACTCTATCCCTGCGGAGAAGGTGCCGGATATGCCGGCGGTATCGTGTCTGCCGCCATGGACGGGGAACGTGTAGCCGATATAATTGCTAGAAAACTTCAGTAAAATCATCCCCTCCGGAATGATCCATTATTCATGATTAATTGTTATTTTTTCATCATGAATCTACTTGAAGTAAGAAACCTGAAAAAATACTATGCCACGCACAAAGCAGTAGATGACATCAGCTTTGATATTCAGCAAGGCAGTATTTTCGGCCTTCTTGGCCCTAACGGAGCGGGAAAAACAACCCTGCTGCGCATGATCACCGGTATCTTCTATCCCGATGAAGGCACGATCCGGCTCAATGGCCAGCAGTACGACCCGCAACGAGATATTCACCTCATCGGCTACATGCCCGAAGAAAGAGGCCTGTACAAAAAAATGAAAGTCGGCGAGCAAACCCTCTACCTCGCCCGCCTCAAAGGCCTCAGCGAAAAAGAAGCCATGCAGAAAATCAGGTTCTGGTTCGATAAGTTCGATATCAATTCCTGGTGGAACAAACGCGTGGACGAGCTCAGTAAAGGCATGCAACAAAAGGTGCAGTTTATATCCACCATCATGCATGATCCTAAACTGCTCATCCTCGACGAACCTTTCTCCGGCCTCGACCCCATCAACTCCAACCTGATCAAACAGGAAATTTTTAACCTCAGTCAGCAAGGTACTACCATCATCTTCTCCACCCATCGCATGGAACAGGTGGAAGAAATCTGTGATCATATCATGCTGGTCAACAAAGGCCATAAAATACTGGATGGCAGCGTCAAACAAATCAAACAGGAGTTCAAGCAGGGCCTCTTCCGTATAGGCCTTGGCGTAATGCCCAATGCCGCCCAGATGGCTACCTACCACTTCAAAATCGTAGAAATCCACGAAAATGAAAAAGCCTTCACGGTAAAAATGAATGAAGACAGCAGCACCAACGATATACTCCTGCACTTCATCCATCAGAATATCCCTGTCACCTATTTTGAAGAAATCTTACCTTCTATCAACGAAGTATTCATCACCCAGGTACAACAAACGGAAAATGCCCCCACAG
Encoded proteins:
- a CDS encoding DUF3127 domain-containing protein, coding for MSFEITGKLIVKYNTVQRSETFKTREFVIEKSDDINGRVINNYIKFQSVQDRTGIVDRFNEGENVKVYFNIKGTRWEKDGKVNYITNLDAWRMESVMAAPAGSDPMPNYNTPQMPAGGNDGGDDLPF
- a CDS encoding suppressor of fused domain protein, which gives rise to MQIPDSRQYINQLEQHYQQYFGVEGRKNILDKGPKEKLHPDFYVLEIPPNSRHNAFVYCTVGMSADRMDDNLIELFVFSPKADHKLVELMTYCASYHRTGRPLNIHHTVNVGQPWLDSSVCDHAFISLPYLDKDDLAFFNFEGRQIHCYWLIPITKEERDYKIENGCEALEQLFEEKQLDYLNPDRNCLITGK
- a CDS encoding ABC transporter ATP-binding protein: MNLLEVRNLKKYYATHKAVDDISFDIQQGSIFGLLGPNGAGKTTLLRMITGIFYPDEGTIRLNGQQYDPQRDIHLIGYMPEERGLYKKMKVGEQTLYLARLKGLSEKEAMQKIRFWFDKFDINSWWNKRVDELSKGMQQKVQFISTIMHDPKLLILDEPFSGLDPINSNLIKQEIFNLSQQGTTIIFSTHRMEQVEEICDHIMLVNKGHKILDGSVKQIKQEFKQGLFRIGLGVMPNAAQMATYHFKIVEIHENEKAFTVKMNEDSSTNDILLHFIHQNIPVTYFEEILPSINEVFITQVQQTENAPTVEQQPA
- a CDS encoding NAD(P)/FAD-dependent oxidoreductase, with amino-acid sequence MQQQVSLKLTPADAAHPSHITTAAAAALGVKPTAITGYYLLKRSIDARSRQVYFILTLLVFVNEPFHERVHAHPVYKQLPANAPSVIIAGAGPAGLFAALRLIEVGIKPVILERGKDVRARRRDLAALNKTGIVNPESNYCFGEGGAGTYSDGKLYTRSNKRGDINRILNIFVHFGAEEKIMIDAHPHIGTNKLPHIITAMREQIIAAGGEVHFEQKVSSLLIHNSAVTGVKTATGQTFEAKQVILATGHSARDIFVMLHQQNILLEAKPFALGVRVEHPQELIDSAQYHCDLRGEYLPPASYSLVEQVEGRGVFSFCMCPGGIIAPAATDPGELVVNGWSPSKRNNPFANSGMVVTVDESDFAPFAHHGPLAAMYYQQAVEKQAFIAGGGLFVAPAQRMTDFVKGKVSSSLPECSYLPGVKSTDLRTVLPAAVHQRLAGAFKAFGRKIKGYYSDNAILVATESRTSSPVRIPRDNDTLEHPQLAGLYPCGEGAGYAGGIVSAAMDGERVADIIARKLQ
- the dnaA gene encoding chromosomal replication initiator protein DnaA; this encodes MNKTCEQVWERCLNIIRDIVEWQPFKTWFEPIKPIKLENNVLTIQVPSQFFYEYLEEHYVGLLGKTIKRELGKEARLEYRIVVENGTPHQHPRTVNMPTQFVKPQKDNEVDFPLTIHNPVKNPFVIPGIKRVQIDSQLNPNYTFDAYIEGDCNRVARRAGKTVAEKPGGTSFNPLVIYGGVGLGKTHLAQAVGNEVKRIHPNKAVLYVSAEKFINQFIDHSKNNIINDFIHFYQLIDVLIVDDIQFFARAEKTQDAFFAIFNHLHQSGKQLILTSDKAPKDLDGVQERLLSRFRWGLSADIQIPDFETRMEILELKMRNDGLEMPKEVVKYVAYNIQTNVRELEGALISLLAQSSLNRKEIDLELAKRVLKSFVKTSSKEITIESIQKMVCEYFDVPYDKLLQKTRKREIVQARQITMYLAKSFTKNSLKTIGEHFGGRDHTTVIHSCQTVKDLMDTDNNFRDSVIELQQKVQLAAM